From Mustelus asterias unplaced genomic scaffold, sMusAst1.hap1.1 HAP1_SCAFFOLD_210, whole genome shotgun sequence:
gattgtccagcattttctgtttttgtttcagattccaacaacagcagaattttgcctttataccaACTGTTGTTGGATAAGGGCATCAAAAATATCGGGTGTGGAACGAGAATGTGGAACGCAactgttatggtgaaattaaaatgatggacacaaaatggttacctggcacacaaaatggactctgggaagggacattaaaaggcactggctttgggcacagacagttacacaaagagttaaaacctgcagtatctgaattgctgcaggaagctggtcagacctggggcactttaagacttgagataagagcagacccagaacaatgagcttGATAAAATCCGCCACTGATGGAGACATGaatacataaatgtatatatcgaaaccagtcattgatagaggacataactgcataaatgtatccattctatgtataatgatgtgttaactgtccatgtccgtacctgtctgcttggaaCGATGTGTTAAttgtcgatgtccgtatctgcctactcaacttgtaacgatgtgttaacggctaatgtctgtactatctattgtctaaaaggtataaagatgctcaactaccattgtgtagttgagaaggtcgctgccaagtactgcggagtaccaatgctttctcccaaagctttgtccgaaataaaactgttttgttgaacctccaagtctgactccgaagtggtaaatttcccacaacgcaacacaaacagatcagccatgatgtaaataaacggtggagcagactcaaagggccaaatggccaacttctgctccaatgtcgaatgttggtcacaaatttctgagaattgtgaaacaaggctggaagattcaccttgcttgtgttcgtgggaaaatgtccaggagaaccatcactgtgaaggacagttctgggattaaaagGTTGCCAgattggaaaaggaaaacaatggaaataaactcTTGGGGAGTAAAGAATCACTTTGGGCTCATTCTTGGAGAATTGAGTGTGAACATTCCAAGATGGAATAAAATATACCCATTGAGTGCGACATTtgatggtgttaagagtaaaagggcaaagttcaaTTTTACAGTTTAAGGGTTATGTTCCCGACAAAAAAGTGTTtagtcattgttgcttccagtttgttggaggAGAAGTCataaaacttgaagttttgtcatgTGATTCTTTGATTTACTCATTGAGTTTAGAATTCATTTCTCTAAATTATTGATCATTAGAGATCCTAATAATTCATTCAAAGCCCTGTGttttgacttcccatttgagcctggggcacctttctgtctctctattgctcttgtcaatgacagccaggcgacggagctgagggctgaatttagctgagaataatgagGCCTGCGGCCCAGTTGGAAAACTGCAATGTATGTTGCAGTAatcgagagacaggaaggtgctggaggactgagtgagaaatgggcctccaaccaattgttatatcggtcactcagagctaaagagaaactcgtctctttaaatacatatacagggaagaggctgcaatgAAATCTGCCCCTTTTAACACGCACAAAAGCTGGAGGATGAGATTGACAGGCTACAGGAGgactccattcagcccatcgtcctCCTGTTATCTCTTTGAAAGAACTCTCTGATTCATCCAACTGCACTGTTTTTTCCCCAAATTCTTCCCActcaagtctttaccctttggaggtaaactattgaatctgctttcaggcagatcagaacaactcagtgtcaaaaaataaaatctcatctccccctctggctcctttgccaattcctTAGAGGGatgactttctgttaaagagcctgccaacccctctcacccactttccctaaagtgcatcaatctcatcaggaaaagtccagaaaaatcaaatatttttactgataaaagtttattaatgaaacagaacatggttaaaacaaacagaaaatgacttgaggatcaaagacaaccagagtaaaaggatgttcacaatgttctggacacaaatggtttctctttaattcatctgtagcctgttccctgccctctttgtggaacacctccgctcagcCCACAAGCATCACCCTGACCTTCAGCTcgcttgccattagaattcaccaccttgctctcacactcacatttctgtcctcggcctgctgcaatgttccggagaagcccaacacaagctggacgaacagcccctcatcttccgatgaggcactttacagccttctggattcaacatttaggtcaacaacttcacaccctgaactctctcctaCATTTCGATTTGTTTTGTTTTGCCGAGTGCCAGTCTACaccttgttttcatgttttttgcttccagacagagctgtcctttattctgccattaacacttactgtggaccaatgctttgtttctttaccacaAACATTACCCCTCCCTTTGCCTTGGGTTCCGGgatatttttgtcatttaatctcacccaCCCCCTAACCAATtcctgactttcccttttgttctccctgcccctcccccctttctcagcagcatcaaacccatcacatttctccctctctttagttctgaagtagagtttcattggacgtgaaacattatctctgtttctctctccacagatgctgccagacctgctgtgttttttcagttctttctgtatttatttttgatctacctgtagtggtaggaaaaacactatttactatccaggataaaataaatgtcctccatcagcttttgtggatcatttcagtggaaatgtgctctcccaggctcaaagagcatcagcccattggaagcaaagttgtgagaccggccagtccagcagaaagaaaccctccgaccctcccacttcaccaagtgtcagaatgaacatggttcagtcctggatgtggttAACagcaacaataacagcagaatccaactcctgtcatcacttgtgaactcgctggtgtctctgcagggatgttgactgagtgaatccctttccacatacagagcaggtgaatggtctctccccagtgtgaactcgaacGTGTACCTGCagtctggataactgagtgaatcccttcccacagtgagagcaggtaaacagcccctccccagtgtgaacccgctggtgtgtcagcaggctggatgcccgggtgaatccctttccacacacacagcagataaatggcctctccccaatgtgagttcgctggtgttcccgcaggttgaatgaatcagtgaatcccttcccacacacagagcaggtgaatggtttctccccagtgtgaattcgctggtgtctctgcaggtgggatgatgttctaaacctctttgtgcagtgagagcagctgaacggcctctcctcggtgtgaatgtgctggtggtccctcagatcctgagaccttttgaattcactcccacagtcggagcatttaaagggtctctcactggtgtgaactcgctggtgttcctgcaggttggatgttgatctaaatctctttgagcattgagagcagctgaacggtttctcctcagtgtgaattcgctcgtgTCTCAGCAGTTCCTGCGACCTTTTGAAGCtgctcccacagtcggagcatttaaagggtctctcattggtgagaGT
This genomic window contains:
- the LOC144485665 gene encoding uncharacterized protein LOC144485665; protein product: MGFTYFSKLLNHKVTLTNERPFKCSDCGSSFKRSQELLRHERIHTEEKPFSCSQCSKRFRSTSNLQEHQRVHTSERPFKCSDCGSEFKRSQDLRDHQHIHTEERPFSCSHCTKRFRTSSHLQRHQRIHTGEKPFTCSVCGKGFTDSFNLREHQRTHIGERPFICCVCGKGFTRASSLLTHQRVHTGEGLFTCSHCGKGFTQLSRLQVHVRVHTGERPFTCSVCGKGFTQSTSLQRHQRVHK